A portion of the Streptomyces platensis genome contains these proteins:
- a CDS encoding methylated-DNA--[protein]-cysteine S-methyltransferase, translated as MTLYTTLDSPLGELLLVGEESATAPGGTALASLSVPGQKGGATVQDGWTYAPAAFAGIAHQLRAYFDGELTRFALAYAPTRGTDFQRRVWQALEAIPYGTTTTYGKIAADIGAARGAVRAIGTAIGANPLLVVRPCHRVIAANGALSGYAGGPERKQQLLGIEGAWPEVS; from the coding sequence ATGACGCTCTACACCACCCTCGACAGCCCGTTGGGCGAACTCCTGCTGGTGGGCGAGGAATCGGCCACCGCGCCGGGCGGCACCGCGCTCGCTTCGCTGTCCGTACCCGGGCAGAAGGGTGGGGCGACCGTCCAGGACGGCTGGACATACGCCCCCGCCGCCTTCGCCGGTATCGCCCACCAGCTCCGTGCCTACTTCGACGGGGAGCTGACCCGCTTCGCCCTCGCCTACGCCCCAACCCGGGGCACCGACTTCCAGCGGCGCGTGTGGCAGGCACTGGAGGCCATCCCGTACGGCACCACCACCACGTACGGGAAGATCGCCGCCGACATCGGTGCGGCGCGCGGTGCGGTACGCGCCATCGGCACGGCGATCGGCGCGAACCCGCTGCTCGTCGTCCGGCCCTGCCACCGGGTGATCGCCGCGAACGGTGCCCTGTCGGGTTACGCGGGCGGGCCCGAACGCAAGCAGCAACTCCTCGGCATCGAGGGCGCTTGGCCGGAGGTCAGCTGA
- a CDS encoding 2OG-Fe(II) oxygenase, which yields MTTTTTTATKRHARPGTLARRVAAADWTQGHGLIFTTRDRPVRSARGWSAGPVRHGVSMVRSGRRHSLGLVFHDA from the coding sequence ATGACCACCACGACCACTACGGCCACCAAGCGCCATGCCCGCCCCGGCACACTCGCCCGACGCGTCGCGGCCGCCGACTGGACACAGGGCCACGGACTGATCTTCACGACCCGCGACCGCCCCGTACGCTCCGCCCGGGGTTGGTCGGCCGGCCCCGTACGCCACGGCGTGAGCATGGTCCGCTCCGGCCGGCGGCACTCCCTGGGCCTGGTCTTCCACGACGCCTGA
- a CDS encoding SDR family oxidoreductase, which yields MGELKGKTALVTGSSRGIGRGIAQRLAADGALVAVHYGSNDTAAKETAESIIDAGGQAFIIGAELGVPGDAEALYAAFDQGLSTYGAEPGLDILVNNAAISIPGHIDEVTPEDFDRTLAVNTKAVFFIAQHGLRRMRDGGRIINISSAVTSTAFPSTIAYGVSKGAVDAFTLTLAKDLGARGITVNTLSPGFIETDMNAAMRATPEAHAALASLSVFNRIGKPQDIADVAAFLASDASRWITGQRIDVTGGSML from the coding sequence ATGGGTGAACTCAAGGGAAAGACCGCGCTGGTGACGGGATCCAGCCGGGGTATCGGCCGGGGCATCGCGCAACGGCTCGCCGCCGACGGCGCACTGGTCGCCGTCCACTACGGCAGTAACGACACAGCGGCCAAGGAGACGGCCGAGAGCATCATCGACGCGGGCGGCCAGGCCTTCATAATCGGTGCGGAACTGGGTGTTCCCGGTGATGCCGAGGCGCTCTACGCGGCGTTCGACCAGGGACTGTCGACGTACGGCGCCGAGCCCGGTCTCGACATCCTTGTCAACAATGCGGCGATCAGCATCCCGGGGCACATCGACGAAGTGACACCGGAGGACTTCGACCGCACCCTCGCGGTCAACACCAAGGCCGTGTTCTTCATCGCCCAGCACGGTCTGCGCCGGATGCGGGACGGCGGACGCATCATCAACATCTCGTCGGCGGTGACGAGTACGGCGTTCCCCTCGACCATCGCCTACGGCGTCTCCAAGGGTGCGGTGGACGCCTTCACCCTCACCTTGGCGAAGGATCTGGGAGCGCGGGGCATCACGGTGAACACCCTCTCCCCCGGCTTCATCGAGACCGACATGAACGCCGCGATGCGGGCGACGCCGGAGGCGCACGCCGCGCTGGCCTCCCTCTCGGTCTTCAACCGGATCGGCAAGCCCCAGGACATCGCCGACGTCGCCGCCTTCCTCGCCTCCGACGCGTCCCGCTGGATCACCGGCCAGCGCATCGACGTCACCGGCGGCTCCATGCTCTGA
- a CDS encoding ScbA/BarX family gamma-butyrolactone biosynthesis protein, whose protein sequence is MSNTMQVSTVQPRSPHPLPAPGGDRVTGPRSPHDVRVPREFVHRPLTDDMLITSWRRHDDTRFSLTAQWPHDHGYFTPNRGRHHLILTGETIRQAGLLLCHAELGVPLGHHFILGDLVYTTHPEHLAVGSGPTALTIDVRCSRMRMRAGTLTSGRFDMTIRKAGRIVATGHSDVTVTSPAVYRRLRGDRLSARHTPGPLPTPVPPRLTGSAKDGDVLLSPTGRPHRWLLRVAPGHPAVVNPANDHVPGMVLLDAAQQAARTLTFPSTFVPYAFGTVFHRYAEHGTPCVIEAHGVPSALPCTTTVQVTGLQDGHPVFVSTLTALDPRD, encoded by the coding sequence ATGAGCAATACGATGCAGGTCAGCACTGTTCAGCCCAGGTCTCCACACCCACTGCCGGCCCCCGGTGGGGACCGGGTGACCGGACCGCGGAGCCCCCACGACGTCCGGGTTCCCCGGGAGTTCGTACACCGTCCTCTCACCGACGACATGCTGATCACCTCATGGCGCCGGCACGATGACACGCGTTTCTCGCTGACCGCCCAGTGGCCGCACGATCACGGGTACTTCACCCCCAACCGCGGGCGACACCATCTCATCCTCACGGGTGAGACCATCCGTCAGGCCGGGTTGTTGCTCTGCCACGCCGAACTGGGTGTGCCGCTCGGCCACCACTTCATCCTCGGTGACCTCGTGTATACGACCCACCCCGAGCATCTCGCGGTGGGCAGCGGGCCCACTGCGCTGACCATCGACGTCCGCTGCAGCCGGATGCGCATGCGGGCGGGCACGCTGACCAGTGGCCGCTTCGACATGACGATCCGTAAGGCGGGCCGGATCGTGGCGACCGGCCACTCCGACGTCACGGTCACCTCACCCGCCGTGTACCGCCGGCTCCGCGGCGATCGGCTGAGTGCGCGGCACACCCCCGGCCCCCTTCCCACCCCCGTTCCGCCCCGGCTGACCGGCAGCGCCAAGGACGGCGACGTCCTGCTCTCCCCCACCGGCCGGCCCCACCGCTGGCTGTTGCGCGTCGCGCCCGGTCACCCCGCGGTGGTGAACCCGGCGAACGATCATGTCCCCGGCATGGTGCTGCTCGACGCCGCCCAGCAGGCCGCCCGCACCCTCACCTTCCCCAGCACCTTCGTCCCGTACGCCTTCGGGACTGTCTTCCACCGGTACGCCGAGCACGGCACCCCCTGTGTGATCGAGGCCCACGGTGTCCCGTCGGCGCTGCCCTGCACCACCACGGTGCAGGTGACCGGCCTGCAGGACGGCCATCCGGTCTTCGTCTCCACCCTGACGGCGCTGGACCCACGGGACTGA
- a CDS encoding ScbR family autoregulator-binding transcription factor, giving the protein MAQQDRAIRTRRVILEAAASVFDEQGYDRATIAEVLERAGVTKGALYFHFASKEQLALAVIEEQVVDIAVEPQTIKLQEFVDSGQVLAFRLRSDPIQRGAARLAVEQGSNHLDRKQSMLSWTRFVEGLLNDARSRGEVLESVVVGETAELFVGAFAGLQMMSQALTNRADLSRRLTVFFEHTLPSIAVPAILAKLNLDSERGAQLNAALQAKTVAKAAAGADAEVDVVTG; this is encoded by the coding sequence GTGGCACAACAGGACCGCGCGATTCGGACCCGGCGAGTGATCTTGGAGGCGGCCGCGTCGGTTTTCGACGAGCAGGGCTACGACCGCGCGACGATCGCCGAAGTCCTCGAGCGTGCCGGCGTGACGAAGGGCGCCTTGTACTTCCACTTCGCCTCCAAGGAACAGTTGGCGCTCGCGGTGATCGAGGAGCAGGTGGTCGATATCGCCGTGGAGCCGCAGACGATCAAGCTGCAGGAATTCGTCGACTCGGGCCAGGTGCTGGCCTTCCGGCTGCGCAGCGACCCGATTCAGCGGGGCGCGGCGCGACTGGCGGTCGAGCAGGGCTCCAATCACCTCGACCGCAAGCAGTCGATGCTGTCGTGGACCCGGTTCGTCGAGGGCTTGCTGAACGACGCCCGCAGCCGCGGCGAAGTCCTGGAGAGCGTCGTCGTGGGGGAAACCGCCGAGTTGTTCGTCGGCGCCTTCGCAGGACTGCAGATGATGTCGCAGGCCCTGACCAACCGGGCCGACCTCAGCCGCCGGCTCACCGTTTTTTTCGAGCACACCCTCCCGAGCATCGCCGTGCCCGCCATCCTCGCCAAGCTCAACCTGGACTCCGAGCGGGGCGCACAACTCAATGCCGCACTGCAGGCGAAGACGGTGGCAAAGGCCGCGGCCGGCGCCGATGCCGAGGTTGACGTCGTCACGGGGTGA
- a CDS encoding MFS transporter, whose amino-acid sequence MTRTTTDQLPARAAETAATHPGPDPAVDGRRRSPGGIVPVLAFAGIVVAVMQTLLVPVIKDLPVLLNTAPSNATWVMTATLLAGAVSTPIMGRLGDLYGKRRMLLTSLAVMVVGSLVCGFTSDLVTMIVGRALQGFAMGAIPLGIGIMRDELPRERLGSAMGLMSSSIGVGGGLALPVAALVAQHADWHTLFFGAAGIGVLSMVLTLLVVPETSVRAQGRFDVAGALGLSAGLVALLLPLTKGSDWGWGSPTTLILFGVAVVILVLWGVMELRLADPLVDLRTTARREVLLTNLASITVGVAFYAISLVLPQLLQLPTSTGYGLGQSMVVAGLCMAPLGLTMMLVAPLYARIAARRGPKVSLLLGMLVIAIGYGAGIGLMDAAWQTVIIAVVVGAGIGLAYSSLPALIIGAVDASETGAANGLNTLMRSIGTSVSSAVIGMVLADMSQKMGPVTVPTMAGFRVSFLIATAAVLVGVALACFLPSQRKAAGPTLVAQSTDGPVDAVDAEGTQGAPRPATMPAAPLTAMPPVHADLVAADEAEPAASVKAAEPMAADDAVELITADGQMRPLVKPAPSWARPVTEPHEVLTRPTFGTTAASADAAGFRGRVADSSGSPVPGASITLIDRQGRQAGLATAGADGHFALDAPTAGTYVLTGAAPGHTPHAASATYRGAGAATRVDLVLTGTGRLGGTLLGGAEGTPLTGGSIVVTDAEGAVVARTTSGAEGAWDISPLPPGHYTLVLSAAGHQPQARAVDLSGGAPERQDTRLKPTATVRGTVRGPNGRPVADAAVTLAEDGTVAGHTVTGPDGAFAFSGLSGADYTLTAAGYPPHAAPISLTAGAHETLDLELDLAQSPTLAG is encoded by the coding sequence ATGACCCGGACGACGACGGACCAACTCCCCGCAAGGGCGGCGGAGACCGCGGCCACCCACCCGGGGCCCGACCCGGCCGTGGACGGGCGGCGGAGATCCCCCGGCGGCATCGTCCCGGTCCTCGCCTTCGCGGGCATCGTCGTCGCGGTGATGCAGACGCTGCTGGTGCCGGTCATCAAAGACCTGCCGGTGCTGCTCAACACGGCGCCCAGCAACGCCACATGGGTCATGACCGCCACCCTCCTCGCCGGTGCCGTCTCGACCCCCATCATGGGGCGCCTCGGCGATCTGTACGGCAAGCGGCGGATGCTGCTGACCAGCCTCGCGGTCATGGTCGTCGGCTCGCTGGTCTGCGGCTTCACCAGTGATCTGGTCACCATGATCGTGGGCCGGGCGCTCCAGGGCTTCGCCATGGGCGCCATTCCCCTCGGTATCGGCATCATGCGCGACGAGCTGCCGCGCGAGCGGCTCGGCTCGGCCATGGGCCTGATGAGCTCATCGATCGGCGTCGGCGGCGGGCTCGCCCTGCCGGTCGCGGCCCTGGTCGCCCAACACGCCGACTGGCACACCCTGTTCTTCGGTGCCGCCGGGATCGGCGTGCTGTCGATGGTGCTCACCCTCCTCGTCGTCCCGGAGACCTCGGTACGGGCCCAGGGGCGCTTCGACGTGGCGGGCGCCCTTGGGCTGTCGGCCGGTCTGGTGGCACTGCTGCTGCCCCTCACCAAGGGCAGCGACTGGGGCTGGGGTTCGCCGACCACCCTCATACTCTTCGGCGTTGCCGTCGTGATCCTGGTGCTGTGGGGCGTGATGGAGCTGCGTCTCGCCGATCCGCTGGTCGACCTGCGGACCACCGCGCGCCGCGAGGTGCTGCTGACCAACCTCGCCTCGATAACGGTCGGTGTGGCGTTCTACGCCATCTCCCTGGTGCTGCCGCAGCTGCTCCAGCTGCCCACGTCGACCGGCTACGGGCTCGGCCAGTCGATGGTGGTGGCCGGGCTGTGCATGGCGCCCCTGGGTCTGACGATGATGCTCGTCGCCCCGCTGTACGCCCGGATCGCCGCCCGGCGCGGCCCCAAGGTCTCGCTGCTGCTCGGCATGCTCGTCATCGCGATCGGCTACGGCGCGGGCATCGGCCTGATGGATGCCGCCTGGCAGACCGTCATCATCGCGGTGGTCGTCGGCGCCGGCATCGGCCTGGCGTACTCCTCGCTGCCCGCCCTGATCATCGGCGCCGTCGACGCCTCGGAGACCGGCGCGGCCAACGGCCTGAACACCCTGATGCGCTCCATCGGCACCTCGGTGTCCAGCGCCGTGATCGGCATGGTGCTGGCCGATATGTCCCAGAAGATGGGGCCGGTCACGGTGCCCACGATGGCCGGTTTCCGGGTCTCCTTCCTCATCGCCACGGCCGCCGTCCTCGTCGGCGTCGCCCTGGCCTGCTTCCTGCCCTCACAGCGCAAGGCGGCCGGCCCGACCCTGGTCGCCCAGAGCACCGACGGCCCGGTGGACGCGGTGGACGCCGAGGGGACGCAGGGTGCGCCCCGGCCGGCAACGATGCCCGCTGCGCCGCTCACCGCCATGCCGCCCGTGCACGCTGATCTCGTCGCGGCGGACGAAGCCGAACCGGCTGCCTCGGTCAAAGCAGCCGAACCGATGGCCGCGGATGACGCCGTCGAACTCATCACCGCGGACGGGCAGATGAGGCCGCTGGTGAAGCCGGCGCCGTCCTGGGCACGGCCGGTCACCGAACCGCACGAGGTCCTCACCCGGCCCACCTTCGGGACGACGGCCGCGAGTGCCGACGCCGCCGGGTTCCGGGGCCGGGTGGCGGACTCCTCCGGCAGCCCGGTCCCCGGCGCGAGCATCACCCTGATCGACCGGCAGGGCCGCCAGGCCGGCCTCGCCACGGCCGGCGCCGACGGGCACTTCGCACTCGACGCCCCCACGGCCGGCACCTACGTCCTCACGGGTGCCGCGCCCGGCCACACCCCGCACGCGGCCTCCGCCACCTATCGCGGCGCGGGCGCCGCGACCCGGGTCGACCTGGTCCTCACCGGCACCGGCCGACTGGGCGGCACCTTGCTCGGCGGCGCGGAGGGCACCCCGCTGACCGGCGGGAGCATCGTCGTCACCGACGCCGAGGGCGCTGTGGTGGCCCGTACGACCTCCGGCGCCGAGGGAGCGTGGGACATCTCCCCTCTGCCGCCCGGCCACTACACCCTGGTTCTCAGTGCCGCCGGTCACCAGCCGCAGGCCCGCGCCGTGGACCTGTCCGGCGGCGCACCGGAACGGCAGGACACCCGCCTGAAGCCGACGGCTACCGTGCGCGGCACGGTCCGGGGCCCGAACGGCCGGCCGGTCGCCGACGCCGCCGTGACCCTCGCCGAGGACGGCACGGTCGCCGGGCACACCGTCACCGGACCGGACGGCGCCTTCGCCTTCTCCGGCCTGAGCGGCGCCGACTACACCCTCACGGCGGCCGGCTACCCGCCACACGCCGCACCGATATCCCTCACCGCCGGCGCCCACGAAACCCTCGACCTGGAACTGGACTTGGCACAGTCACCGACACTCGCCGGCTGA
- a CDS encoding GNAT family N-acetyltransferase: protein MTEIRTPRLILRRWTDDDLAPLADIHADPQVMRWIGDGSTLDLDQTAEEIERWEEEWDDEGFGIFAIELLASGELAGCAGLSVPAFLPEAEHEVAISWRLGRQYWGQGYASEAAQAVLEFALQDRGLDRVIAVNPLGHESSLNVVGKLGMTFEREATHPEYGHALTVHSIDLTEYQA, encoded by the coding sequence ATGACCGAGATCCGCACCCCCCGCCTCATCCTCCGCCGCTGGACCGACGACGACCTCGCCCCCCTGGCAGACATCCACGCGGACCCGCAGGTCATGCGCTGGATCGGCGACGGCTCCACGCTCGACCTGGACCAAACCGCCGAGGAGATCGAGCGATGGGAGGAGGAGTGGGACGACGAGGGCTTCGGCATCTTCGCCATCGAACTCCTCGCCTCGGGCGAACTGGCCGGATGCGCCGGCCTGTCCGTCCCCGCCTTCCTCCCGGAGGCCGAGCACGAGGTGGCGATCAGCTGGCGCCTGGGCCGGCAGTACTGGGGCCAGGGCTACGCCTCCGAAGCCGCCCAGGCCGTCCTGGAGTTCGCCCTCCAGGACCGCGGCCTCGACCGCGTCATCGCCGTCAACCCGCTCGGCCATGAGTCCTCCCTGAACGTCGTAGGCAAGCTCGGCATGACCTTCGAACGGGAGGCCACACATCCGGAGTACGGCCATGCGCTGACGGTGCACAGCATCGATCTCACGGAGTACCAGGCCTGA
- a CDS encoding FadR/GntR family transcriptional regulator — protein MSLEALSPSPLVEQAAQRLRDQISGGHWPVGTKLPGETTLARTLGVGRSTVREAVRALVGAGLVRPRQGAGVFVIATEPTEDWPTRLRRAAVADVYEVRAMVEVQAARLAAARRTEADITAMRAALEGRRTAAGADHAAFVDADIALHAAVVDAAHNPVLTDLFTEFAPALRQGLIDLVELLGLRDGDPQHGDARHAALVQAVTDGDGEAASRVLQTELDATLAQLLGR, from the coding sequence ATGTCACTCGAAGCGCTCAGCCCGAGCCCCCTGGTCGAACAGGCCGCCCAGCGGCTGCGCGACCAGATCAGCGGCGGCCACTGGCCGGTGGGCACCAAGCTCCCCGGCGAGACGACGCTGGCCAGAACCCTTGGCGTCGGCCGCTCCACGGTCCGCGAGGCCGTACGGGCCCTGGTCGGCGCCGGACTGGTGCGGCCACGCCAGGGCGCCGGCGTCTTCGTGATCGCCACCGAGCCCACCGAGGACTGGCCCACCCGCCTGCGCCGCGCGGCCGTCGCCGATGTCTACGAGGTGCGCGCCATGGTCGAGGTGCAGGCCGCCCGGCTGGCTGCCGCCCGGCGCACGGAGGCCGACATCACAGCGATGCGGGCCGCCCTGGAGGGCCGCCGCACGGCCGCGGGAGCTGACCACGCGGCGTTCGTGGACGCGGACATCGCACTGCACGCCGCCGTGGTCGACGCCGCCCACAACCCCGTACTGACCGATCTGTTCACGGAGTTCGCGCCGGCCCTGCGCCAAGGACTGATCGACCTCGTGGAGCTGCTGGGGCTCCGGGACGGGGACCCGCAGCACGGCGACGCCCGGCACGCCGCGCTCGTCCAGGCCGTGACGGACGGCGACGGAGAGGCGGCGAGCCGCGTCCTCCAGACCGAACTCGACGCGACACTGGCACAGCTCCTGGGCCGCTGA
- a CDS encoding 2-isopropylmalate synthase — MPRTHSADPAAASAFPALRTPAGPVPADAPAWNPQRGSAMPSHRYRPAHERVEVPLTGRAWPAARIERAPLWVPVDLRDGNQALAEPMDTPRKGRMFDLLVAMGFKEIEVAYPSASRTDFDFVRHLADSGAVPDDVTVVVFTPARRELIERTFAAIEGLPRTVVHLYTPTAPTWREVVLGRSRTEVRDLVHDAATYMARLAAARPGADIRFQFSPEVFNLTEPDLVLEICNGLTDLWDASPDRPVTHNLPATVEVATPNVYADQIEYLHRHLTRRDAVVLSVHPHNDRGTGVACAELAVLAGAQRVEGCLFGNGERTGNVDLVTLALNLHTQGVDPMIDFSELGTVRRTVEDCIRLPVHPRHPYAGDLVHTAFSGTHQDAISKGLAHHARRAAYLGVPESEAPWTVPYLPVDPADLGCTYEAVIRVNSQSGKGGIAHLLQLHHGLDLPPDMRPDFSRTVQRATDDSGQEATPKDLWELFRSTYLAPGEEGPLTLDSWSTSEPAPGEHRVRCDLAGGGTADGRGRHEGAGNGPLAAFADALAAAGHPVDILGYAGHALAPGPDSAAVAYVRCRIGGTTYWGAGQDTSVLTASVRAVLSAVNRAKREDR, encoded by the coding sequence ATGCCCCGTACCCACTCCGCCGATCCCGCCGCCGCGAGCGCCTTCCCCGCGCTCCGTACGCCCGCCGGGCCGGTGCCCGCCGACGCGCCGGCGTGGAATCCGCAGCGCGGCAGCGCGATGCCGTCCCACCGCTACCGGCCCGCCCATGAGCGCGTCGAGGTACCGCTGACCGGACGGGCCTGGCCCGCCGCCCGGATCGAGCGCGCCCCGCTGTGGGTGCCGGTCGATCTGCGCGACGGCAATCAGGCGCTCGCCGAGCCGATGGACACCCCCAGGAAGGGCCGGATGTTCGATCTGCTCGTCGCGATGGGCTTCAAGGAGATCGAGGTCGCCTATCCCTCCGCGAGCCGTACCGACTTCGACTTCGTCCGCCACCTGGCGGACAGCGGCGCGGTGCCGGACGACGTGACGGTGGTGGTCTTCACCCCGGCCCGGCGTGAACTGATCGAGCGGACCTTCGCGGCCATCGAGGGGCTGCCGCGCACCGTCGTGCACCTCTACACGCCGACCGCGCCCACGTGGCGTGAGGTGGTTCTCGGTCGCAGCCGTACGGAGGTGCGCGACCTGGTACACGACGCCGCGACGTACATGGCCCGGCTGGCCGCTGCACGGCCCGGGGCCGACATCCGGTTCCAGTTCTCGCCGGAGGTCTTCAACCTCACCGAGCCCGATCTCGTACTGGAGATCTGCAATGGCCTGACGGACCTGTGGGACGCCTCGCCCGACCGTCCGGTGACGCACAATCTGCCGGCCACCGTCGAGGTCGCCACCCCCAATGTGTACGCCGACCAGATCGAGTACCTGCACCGTCATCTGACGCGGCGGGACGCGGTGGTCCTCTCCGTGCATCCGCACAACGACCGCGGTACCGGGGTGGCGTGTGCGGAACTCGCCGTGCTGGCCGGGGCGCAGCGGGTGGAGGGCTGTCTGTTCGGCAACGGGGAGCGCACCGGCAACGTCGACCTGGTCACGCTGGCCCTCAATCTGCACACCCAGGGCGTCGACCCGATGATCGACTTCTCCGAGCTCGGCACCGTCCGCCGCACGGTGGAGGACTGCATCCGGCTGCCCGTCCACCCACGCCACCCCTACGCCGGTGACCTCGTCCACACCGCCTTCTCCGGCACCCACCAGGACGCCATCAGCAAGGGCCTGGCCCACCACGCCCGGCGCGCGGCCTACTTGGGCGTGCCGGAGTCCGAGGCGCCCTGGACGGTGCCGTATCTGCCCGTCGACCCGGCCGACCTCGGCTGCACCTACGAGGCGGTCATCCGGGTCAACAGCCAGTCCGGCAAGGGCGGGATCGCCCATCTGCTGCAACTGCACCACGGCCTGGACCTGCCGCCCGACATGCGGCCCGACTTCTCCCGCACGGTGCAGCGCGCCACCGACGACAGCGGGCAGGAGGCCACCCCGAAGGACCTGTGGGAGCTGTTCCGGAGCACCTATCTCGCGCCGGGGGAGGAGGGCCCGCTGACGCTCGACTCCTGGAGTACGTCCGAGCCCGCGCCGGGCGAGCACCGCGTCCGCTGCGACCTCGCCGGGGGCGGCACCGCCGACGGCCGGGGGCGCCACGAAGGCGCCGGCAACGGTCCGCTGGCCGCGTTCGCCGACGCGCTGGCCGCCGCCGGACACCCCGTCGACATCCTCGGCTATGCCGGCCACGCCCTCGCCCCGGGCCCGGACAGCGCCGCCGTCGCCTACGTCCGGTGCCGCATCGGCGGCACCACGTACTGGGGCGCGGGCCAGGACACCTCCGTCCTGACGGCTTCGGTGCGGGCGGTGCTGTCGGCCGTGAACCGGGCGAAGCGGGAGGACCGCTAG
- a CDS encoding DUF4232 domain-containing protein, protein MSLTIKTLGRGRRVAAGSLIAVAALALTACEGGPDAASRPSSAAAPASSHDKESGGSSSSHGSAESSGAKAQSSAGAQRPSAKAATPGGKPTGKAPSAAEAHTSTQAASDRCTAANMSLRLGAADAGAGNIRYPLVFTNKGTKACSLRGFPGVSLINRDGSPVGKPATRDGGAGGVVRLQPGQSAHALLHTLNEGVSDTPCWGKSQIVFVYPPGSKESMTTGSRGLRVCGGRFEVTAVEAGALG, encoded by the coding sequence ATGTCGCTCACCATCAAGACGCTCGGCCGCGGTCGTCGTGTCGCCGCCGGATCGCTGATCGCTGTCGCGGCGCTTGCGCTCACCGCTTGTGAGGGCGGCCCCGACGCCGCATCCCGCCCCTCGTCGGCCGCCGCACCCGCCAGCTCCCACGACAAGGAGAGCGGCGGCTCCTCGTCGTCCCACGGCAGCGCGGAGTCGTCCGGTGCGAAGGCGCAGTCCTCCGCGGGCGCTCAGCGGCCGTCGGCGAAGGCGGCCACGCCGGGCGGTAAGCCGACGGGCAAGGCCCCCAGCGCCGCGGAGGCCCACACCTCCACCCAGGCGGCGTCGGACCGCTGCACCGCCGCCAATATGTCGCTGCGCCTGGGCGCCGCCGACGCCGGTGCGGGCAACATCCGCTACCCCCTCGTCTTCACGAACAAGGGCACGAAGGCCTGTTCGCTGCGCGGTTTCCCGGGCGTCTCGCTGATCAACCGTGACGGTTCGCCCGTCGGCAAGCCCGCTACCCGCGACGGTGGTGCCGGCGGTGTCGTCCGCCTCCAGCCGGGCCAGAGCGCCCACGCCCTGCTGCACACCCTCAACGAGGGCGTCTCCGACACCCCGTGCTGGGGCAAGTCGCAGATCGTCTTCGTCTACCCGCCCGGCTCCAAGGAGTCGATGACCACCGGCAGCCGCGGGCTGCGGGTGTGCGGCGGACGGTTCGAGGTGACCGCGGTGGAGGCCGGTGCCCTGGGCTGA
- a CDS encoding hydrogenase expression protein HypE, with amino-acid sequence MSAASSVADKAAANGKPSAEDESPIHILWINAGLSCDGDSVSLTAATQPSIEEIALSVLPGLPKIAVHWPLIDFECGPVDGADTFIEWFFKGERGEIDPFVLVIEGSIPNESIKPEGYWCGFGDNPETGQPITTSEWIDRLAPKALAVVAIGTCATYGGIHAMAGNPTGAMGVPDYLGWDWTSKAGIPIVCVPGCPIQPDNFSETLTYLLYQATGAAPMIPLDDQLRPTWLFGETVHEGCDRAGYYEQGQFATTYDSPKCLVKLGCWGPVVKCNVPKRGWMDGIGGCPNVGGICIACTMPGFPDKFMPFMDEPPGGKISSSASSAYGSVVRRLRSITARTVDHEPKWRHRGDQLTTGYRKPW; translated from the coding sequence ATGTCCGCAGCTTCGAGCGTGGCCGACAAGGCCGCTGCGAACGGAAAGCCGTCCGCCGAGGACGAGTCCCCGATCCACATTCTCTGGATCAACGCCGGCCTGAGCTGCGATGGCGACTCCGTGTCGCTCACCGCCGCGACGCAGCCGAGCATTGAGGAGATCGCGCTCAGTGTGCTGCCCGGGCTGCCCAAGATCGCCGTCCACTGGCCACTGATCGATTTCGAATGCGGTCCGGTCGACGGCGCGGACACCTTCATCGAGTGGTTCTTCAAGGGCGAACGCGGCGAGATCGACCCGTTCGTGCTGGTCATCGAGGGATCCATCCCCAACGAGTCCATCAAGCCGGAGGGCTATTGGTGCGGCTTCGGTGACAACCCGGAGACCGGCCAGCCGATCACCACCAGTGAGTGGATCGACCGGCTCGCCCCCAAGGCGCTGGCCGTCGTGGCGATCGGCACCTGCGCCACCTACGGCGGTATCCATGCGATGGCGGGCAACCCGACCGGAGCCATGGGTGTGCCCGACTACCTGGGCTGGGACTGGACGTCCAAGGCCGGGATCCCGATCGTCTGTGTGCCGGGCTGCCCGATCCAGCCGGACAACTTCTCGGAGACGCTGACCTATCTGCTCTACCAGGCGACGGGCGCGGCTCCGATGATCCCGCTGGACGACCAGCTGCGGCCCACCTGGCTCTTCGGCGAGACCGTGCACGAGGGCTGTGACCGGGCCGGTTACTACGAGCAGGGCCAGTTCGCCACCACCTACGACTCGCCCAAGTGTCTGGTGAAGCTCGGATGCTGGGGTCCCGTGGTCAAATGCAACGTGCCCAAGCGGGGCTGGATGGACGGCATCGGCGGCTGCCCGAACGTCGGCGGTATCTGTATCGCCTGCACCATGCCCGGCTTCCCCGACAAGTTCATGCCGTTCATGGACGAGCCGCCCGGCGGCAAGATCTCCAGCAGTGCCAGCTCCGCGTACGGCAGCGTGGTCCGCCGTCTCCGGAGCATCACGGCCAGGACCGTCGACCACGAGCCCAAGTGGCGCCACCGCGGCGACCAACTGACCACCGGCTACCGGAAACCGTGGTGA